The nucleotide window CGGTGGCCGCGGCCCGATCGGTCAGCAGCGCCGCGAGCAGGTCGAGGTCCGCGCCGGTCAGGCTCTCCATCTGGTGTACGCCCACAGTGCTCGGCAATGCCACCTCCGCCGGTACGGCCAGCACCGCCGCGCCCGAGGCGAGCGCGCTGGCCACCCCGGTCGGTGAGTCCTCGATCGCCACGCAACGCTCGATCGGCACGCCCAGCAGCCGGGCCGCGGTCAGGTAGGGCTCGGGGTGCGGCTTGGCCGCCACCACCTCGTCGCCGGCGACGACTGTGTCGAAGTTGTCCCGACCGAGCGTGTCCAGGGCGATCTCGACAAGCGCCCGAGGGCTGGAGGTGACCAGCGCCGTGGGGATTCCCGCCGCGCGAACCGCGCGCAACAGGTCGAAGGCTCCCGGCCGCCAGGGCAGACCGCTACGGAACAGCTCCAGGATCCGGGTGTTGATCCACGCCGCGCTGATCTCCGGATCCCGTTCGGGCTGCCCCAGGTCGTCGTGCAGGATGCGCATCGACTCGGCCATGGCGGTGCCGATGATCGACTGGCGGGCGTCGACGGAGAGTTCCCCGCCGTACTCCTTCGCGAGTTCCTGCAACGCGACGTCCCACAGCTTCTCGCTGTCGACCAGCGTGCCGTCCATGTCGAAGAGCACAGCGGCGGGGTGATGGCTGCTCAGCGGAACCTCCAGGGTCGTGACCGACACCGGCGATCCTGCCAGCACCGCCGGTGGCGGGTGGCGGCAACGGGCGCCAGGGTGATCCGGGCAAC belongs to Micromonospora ureilytica and includes:
- a CDS encoding HAD family hydrolase produces the protein MLFDMDGTLVDSEKLWDVALQELAKEYGGELSVDARQSIIGTAMAESMRILHDDLGQPERDPEISAAWINTRILELFRSGLPWRPGAFDLLRAVRAAGIPTALVTSSPRALVEIALDTLGRDNFDTVVAGDEVVAAKPHPEPYLTAARLLGVPIERCVAIEDSPTGVASALASGAAVLAVPAEVALPSTVGVHQMESLTGADLDLLAALLTDRAAATG